The DNA window ATCAACAATGAggttaaagaataaataaaaacaaagtaagaTAAAACATAGAATAACAAAGATAAATGTCTAAAAATGAACAACCGCAGAAAGATTAAGCTAACTGAGCCCTGTGAGCATTAAGTGATCAAATAAACAAGGTAATGAAGCATAATCTGTTTGTTCTACACTGATGCAAAGAGGAAAGGATACCTGTTTgccataaaaagtaaaaaacaaaacaaaacacacatttaaaaaaaatattaagtaaGAGTATATTAAATAAGTATACATGTTACAGCACAGTCAAACATATGGTTTTACATTTAACCCAACATTTCTGGgatgaattttaatgaaaagctAGCATATACAAACAAGTTGTTTCAAACAAACAATTGATTCAGCCATCCTGATAGGCTGAAGCAAATTGTTCAAAAGTTTGGGTGCTGAAGTTGGCATGGTTTGGACATGGACAGAGGAATAGTGGATATGGAGCTGTCAGTCACCTGAAAAAAGCAGAAGAACCATAGAGGGCTTGTCAAGTACCATCAGGAGAACAAAGAAGCAGCAGACCCACCAATAACAAGACAAACACAAGGACATAACAGCAGGCAAGACAGCAGCTCCTCAGGGAGGAATAGTCACAAATGTAGTGGGCACCGGTGGAGTGTAACCACAATGGTGACCCCCAATGGACACACCACCATGACAGCAAAGCCCAAAGGGAAAAAGGGATGCTGTTTTCAATTGCAGGTGATCAGATACGTGCCCTCACTACAAAGTAACCACTGTAAATGCCAATTAAAACCATGAGCCCTAACCCTACTGTGGCTTCTAACCAACCTGAACATCTTTATCTTAAATGAAAGCAACTAATGCATCCATGGAGGGACTCGAACCCTCAATCTTCTGAACCGAAGTAACACGCCTTGGCCATTAGGCCACATGGTCACACACAGGCATAGCCACAATTATCCCATTAAACTGAACCTGTGCACTGTATAGTTATGCTATTGGTGCCTTTCAAGCCAATTAAATAACCAAAAAGTCTTCATGCATTCTCAGTGATCctggtaaggaaatcccagaaagctGATGGAGTTCATGTAAACACAATGTTTCGTCACTGATGcaaatgacttcttcagtcttagctgactgcaggtttccccaaccttataaacagtacattggCATAATGGCCAAAACTAGTACCACTGACAGACAATGGGCTGTGAGTTCAGTTTCATTATCCTTAATATGCAAAATGGCACTACCATTGGTCAATGGTTATAAGTAGCATTCACAAAGAGTGGGGAATGGCTGCactcacagcattgtaagatggtgaaagatgtacccttttTCCTTTGCATGTACATTCCCTCCTTGAATCCCCGCTCAAACCAGCATTACGCCATGTCCAGGATGTGCACATCCTCATCACTGAAAGAGTAAGTTTGACTAGTTTTCTACAACTGCAATGAAAAAATATGCAAGAGTCAAGATTCAAATGCTAACTTTATTGTCATATGTAGGCTCTGGACAAAGTTGCTGCTACTGTAAGCTTTCTGGTTTCTGCTTAGGAATCAAAAGCCAAAGTGCTAGTGATTGCTGATACTGACCGGTCATGTTTGGTTGTATGCAAATAAAGAATCTGCCGAGAGATACAAGTCAATCTCGAAACCAATGGCCATTACTCGAGAACTATTtagatttgtgttgttttatttgtaaaCCTTAATCGAACGGTCGAGGTCAAGTTATGCTCTGGAGAGGAGAAGATGTTGGGGCTGTAAACTGAGCAGGAGTGGTAAGGTAGTCAACCTAATAAGACTAATAAAATAAGACTTAATAAGATAACTATGTTATCATTAAGGCAATTATGTTATCTCTAACAGCCTTAATCATAAGTGGCCAGTATGTGGCTTGAGCACATGCCCATTACGTTGGGATTAGTAGCACCAGGCTCTAACCATCTGAATTATCCAGCCCAAACACGCAGtgagaaaaacagatttttttctaaCTTGACCAAATATGGAAGATGCCAGAATCACCAGGTCATTTTGAAACACTTGGGTACCACAAAGGGCGTCAAAAGTTGACTTTAAAGTCCCCTGGCCAGACACCTTCTCCATTAAGACATATGCTCATACAGTTCAGCTCCACCTTATTTATAATGGGGCATAGTCCTACCTGACAACATCCAAAATCAATCTGCCATCCCTTGCTCAGCATAGACAGTTTCCCCTTCAAAAAAAACTGTATGAgaggtttggggtttttttgtttttgttttatgttttagctGAACCACCTGGAAAGTGGTGGGTTTGTCTAGCGTTTGTCCCCACTTGAACTGAAGTCatcattaaaaaacagattagtttttggttattttatttgtaaagaaaacaggAATCTCAACCTTGAATATAGCTAACGGCTTCCCAACCCCAGCACCCTCTGCCTAGAGACAAACTGATCTGTATGCCTGTGTGAACAGAATCATTTTGCATCAACCACAAAGGGACATAAACCATCAGACTTTTGAGCTGAAGTCAAATGCCCTGTCCATTAGGCCACATGGAGATACTCTAAGCTGTGGTATTAAACCTTATTTATTACCAGGCAAGGTCCCACCTGGCTGAACATCCAAAATCAATGCACTGAAAGTGTAGATGCTGACtaattatttgttttctgtacacccctgaaatgtttgtttatagCATTTAGGGGTAAAATGTTGGCACCGAGACTTCAGCGTCAACTTCAGCTTATTTGGCTGGAGCAGATGTGCTGTTTGTGAGCCCTCATTGGGCTGCAGAGGGCACACGTCTGGCCAACTTAAGCAGTGAAAAGAGCGTCTTCATTAACATGCACAGCCAGCCGCTTCCTGTGAAACAGGCCTTTGTCACCCAGCAGATGCCCAAACACAGCgaaaagaggcagaaagaaGAACATAGATGGATGCTATACGAGCCATTATGAACAGAGAGAGGGCCACAGAGGGAGAGGTTTGGCACTTTGTCTGTTTATCTCAGTTAATCTTAATTAGTCCTGAGGTGTTTGGTAAATACATTTCAGTTTTATGCTCTTTAACCAACATGTCATATTAATAACTCAAATAATTAaaagtttttgtgtgtttaaccATTTAACCACATATAAATACCAGGACTGGACCAGGTCACAGAGATGTCACCTGTTGGTTTCTGTCATTCTGAGGCTTTAACATTTTTCTAGCCACCGCCATGCTGTTTTGTTTGGAGCCAGAGTTGCCATGTTTAGAAGATAGAGTCCTACATTATCAGCAAACTCTAGCAAGCTTAGCTAGCTAAGTAATTAACAAATTAGTGCTAAGAGATGGGCTActttcactcaccaaaactgaagcacaaattTCTTGGATGTACACTTAACCGCACAATACCACACGTTCTTCCTTCTCACTAGCCAGTATGAGGTTTGGACCTTGGAGTTAACCAGCTGAGCTAACTGGCTGCCGTGTACAAAGCTTGAAGCAGTTTTATTCTCCACCAAACAATATTCAGTGACTGAGTTTCATGACAAGTTTATGAGAGGTGAATTAATTTTTATTACTTATTCATTTGAATTCTGTCAAGGCTTAAAGTTGACTGTTGAGCCATAAAAGTGGgcgtagctgctagctgtcagCCAGTCTTCATCGCAGCTAGAGTCACTGAAACTCTCCACCACATCTGTGCTGGTGGTGAAGTCATTATCTGacaatcccaaaaagttgattctgttcatctggatgtagcattttcagtgggagaaacattccTTCGCCAGTTGACTTTTTTAGTCAACTAAAGACGTCACTCGGATGAAAaggctacgtccagatgaacagaaacaactttttgggatttagttacctggatgattgagaatgcatcaagatatcTGACAATGAATATGCAAAACCTAAGTATAATGACTGTTGCGTTAAGTATGATACAGGCTTTGCAATTATCCATTTTATGGCCAGCATAAGAATTGAACCTACGACCTTGGCGTTATTAACACCACACTATATTCCTGTGATAACGCTAAGGTCACGGGGAAAAGGCAATGCATTTTGCATCTTCAATCAGGTGGGAATACTTTATAAATGGCATATGCGTTGATGTTTACAGATGACACTGCAATCTGTAATCAAAGGGTCGAAGCAGGTCGAAGTGATCTTGGAGAGGTGAAGGTATGCTCTGAAGAGAAGATCAATAAAAAGTTTAATCATGCCGAAAGGAGCAGAGGTAGTGCACatggatgagtttaaatacctcaACCATCCAAAACAACAGACAGTGCAGAAGAGAGTGCGGGCAGGTTGGAGTGGGTGGCGGCAGGTGTCAGCAATGATTTGAGACAGAAGGTCTGCAGCGAGAGTGAAAGGCAaagtttacaagatggtagtgagaccagCTATGATGCATGGCTATGAGATAGTGGCActggaaaaaaacaggaaatgttaatatttaattggaagtgaccaggatggacaggattagaaatgagtacatcagagggacagctcaggttgagaaGTTTGGACACAAAGTTAGAGAGACAAGGCTgcgatggtttggacatgttagaggagggatagtggatgtACTGGACAAAGGAAGTTGAAGGTAAAGtatgaaaaaaagaggaagacctcagacaAGGAGGACATATAGAAGGGCAGTGTGGAGATTACTGAGTGACGACATCAGAAGTCATGAAAATAGGCCACGAAATTAATCTGCTCTCTTATTTCAAAGTTTGCAGAGTCAGTGCTGGTTACTGCAGGGCTGCAGTGGAGTGAGGAGAGGTGGACACTTGGGATTGGTCAGCACTTTGAATGACAGGCTGGCTGACCTCAGACCTGCACCTCCTCACACCCCCACCCACATACTGGTCCAGTATAAAGACTGCAGCCCATCCTCAGCCTCTGCTCTCTGGACTTCTGCCTGCACTCGCACAACAgtaagtctttgtttttttgtattttatgttgTAGCAAAGAGACAAAAGCTATTTCTAGTAAGTTTCATGACTTTTTTCAAGGACTTgttaaacacaaaaagaaaatctgcattTAAAGCAGAAAAATTAAGAAGGATTCATTACCGTATCAATACTACCTGGCATTTAAGGCTAAAGCGGGGCATTTTTTGCTCTGTAATGCTGGTAAAACTAATTAAAGTCACTCTGTTAATTATGGAGTCAGATTTTTTTATAACtgcaaagaaaaatcatcagcacGTGAGTAAAAAAAGGGGTTTTGTTAAGTGTGGTTGAGTTAAGTGCTTAAAATGAAGGCAAGTTGACTTCTTTTTGATTTGCCAAGACATTTCACCCCTCATCCACAATCCTAAAATGAAGATCATCTGCCTTCATTTCAAGCACTTAAGGCTACCATGAACCTGCACAACTGAGGACCTACACAGGCTTTAACTGTGGTCCATTTACTCAAGCATAATGGCCACCTTTCTTTGCTAAatggtcagaaaaaaaagatgtcaaataaagtcatacagagCCAATCCTTGTACTTTCCACATGTTAATAAATGTGGTCCACTCCCAAATTCTAGAAATGCTAAAAAGAACAACCCTGGGTATTATGTGGATTAGTGTTATTTAAGTACTTTTACTTATGTTTTTTTCAGGAATCATAAATCAATACTTTTAAGTTCATCAGAATATATCAGAAAATAATTCAGCGACTTCATATTTtgattgaattttaaaaatatatatacataatttcaaaaataaataaataaaagtgatttaaCTTTCTTTGAATCTCCCAAAATGATCTTAAGATTAAcgcttttatttactttacttttcaAGGTTTAACAGACAGGTGACGATGACTGACCTGGAGACCTCGATGGCCACCATCCTCGCTGTGTTTCAGAAGTATTCGGAGAGAGAAGGAGACAAACATAAACTGAAGAAGAGCGAGCTGAAGGACCTGCTTCATGACGAGCTCCCAGATCTGATGGCGGTGAGatgggaaatttaaaaaaatatatgtatatatgttgtGAGATTTAAAAACATATGATATAAACTGTTAAGCACTAGTTTGGAGTTTTGTTGTCCCGAGCTGAACCCATCCTCCCTCCCTGCAGCATGTGAACGACCAGGCTGCGCTGGACAGCCTGATGGACAGCCTGGACACCGACGGCGACGCCGAGTGCAACTTTCAGGAGTTCATGACATTCATCTCCGTAGTTACCGTCTGTTGCCACGAGTTCTTCAAGGACGAGCACGACTAAGGAGGTGGCAGCGGGTGGGAAGACAAAGGGGAGCCACAGTACATTATAAAGAAGCAGAAGCCTAGCAACGCACAAACTGTCGATGCCCTCACAGCAGCGCAGGGTGGAGGAAACACAATCCAGCCACCAGCCACCATTACGTGGCTGGTGGCTGGTAAAAAGCTCCAGTCTAGCGTCTGAAATCAgccttgtttgtgttttaatttcTAGATGGCATGTAAAGTCTTCAAAATGGCGGCAAAGATTGGTACAAAAGCAGGAACTAAAGTAGCTCAAGCAGAACAAATCTTAAAAGTGTTTCACTATATGTTTGGCCACTAAAGCCAACCATTTATCAATCAATACATGTTACACCTTTATTCCCGTACTCTTTATCATTTCCCATCACTTTGTATAAGTAAAGGCTTTGTATATGTTACAGGTTTTGGAGAATGGCTGCTACATTTGGCTGCCGTTCTAGCAGTGAAATTATAAAAGTTGTTTATATACTACATCATGGACTACTAAATCAATCTTACAGCCACAAACCGTCAGTTTGGGACTTTGCATGTAAAACCCTGAATGACCATATCAAGTTAACCGCTTTAGGAGTCAAATAACTAACTAAAGAGCCCCCTTTAGGCAGTTATTTGACTAAATGAAATATTGACTATCAAATATTGAAAGCAACTTTAAGGTTTGATGTCATATAATAAATTAACTAACTGGCTagtaaaagttttaaaatgacTTGTGGGTCCTTTGATAAACCGAAATTGATCATTAGGGGCATTAAATAAGTAGCAGTATTTGGTTGCTTTAGTAGTAGTATAAGTAGTATGTCAGACAAATGATGACAAACACAAAGTTCTTCAATATGGCTTTTAAAAGAATGTTTTTCAAACTACAAACTGTCTGAAGGGCTTCATTTTGATAGTGGCTTGCAGCTCAGTACTTCACAGTATCATATTTTGGAAATATATATTGTAAGCTGAGCTTTATATTAAAAGCACCTGAATAGCTAGTGAATAGGTTTGTTCGGACAGCGATGAATCTTAAAAAATCTTTAGAGAATACTAAACTAAGAAAGTAACTAATAAGTTAGTTCAGTCTAGCAGCCACAAGAATGCAtccatggtttaaaaaaatctatctgaatatcacattttgaaaatatttgcagTTTGCATTGTGGGCTAGTCAGTTACTAAGACActaacagtcatttaagattttGCATGTGAGATTCTGGACAGTCAGTAAGTTGAGAAAGTTGACTTAAAGTTAGCTAACTCAGCTATTTTAGGAGTCAAATAATTGTGTAAAGGGGGGAAATACTGCGGATATTGAAACTTTAAAAGTGGGAAGTGAGGCATGAGGGGGGGAAAGTTAGCTAGTAAAAGTTTCAAAAATGGCTTGTGAGTATGAGCTATTCTAACACCTCGTTTGTTAACTTTAACTGTATAGCAGTTGGGAAAAAAGTACCTGGTAAGTTGGGCTTCATTTTAAAAGCACTTAAACAGCAGATAGGTTTGGGATTTGTTTGCCGAGTTCAATCCATTCCTGAAAATTGAAAAAAGCGCTGAAACTGAAAAGGTTTCGTAGCTTTAGGAATCAATCAACAATCTGAAGAACACTactggtttgtttttaatcttaCATACTATCATATTTTGTAATTGGTTTGTGGGCTTGTTAAAATTCACAACATAGTGATTTGgagataaatataaaatatcaaATACTGAATGTGACAATTTaggcacacaaaaaaatattacgTTGGCTTGTAAAAGGTTCAGTTTGGCTAGAGAGTTTAAAGTGTTCTAGCTCCTCCGTTGTTAAACTCAAATTAATTAGAGACTTCACAGGTGTTGAAAAGCACCTAAAAAGGATTTTATAGTCTAGTTCTTTTAATATTTGTCAAATTTGACAAAGCCACTAAACTGATAAAGTGGCTGGCAagttaaaatgaattaaaaaatcagtatcaaattttaaaagtaaattttAGGTTTGTCTAAAGTTGCTATAGTCATCTTTTGGAGACCCTTTAATGAGTTTATTCGGTCAAAAGTCATCAATGGCCACTAAATCTTgagaaagtgtctgaaatgcTAATCAACATTAAGTATATTCTTAAAACGATTTCATTTGTGAAACTGTGTATACCATCAAACATGCTCACAAAGACAGTAGGAGCCTTAAATCTTATTTGATTGGCAatgcaaagatttttttttttttttggtgctttGTGCTACTGTAGCTGCTACTTTGCTAAACCCCTGATATTGtcaatttgttttttcttgttagaaaaaaaaatgctggtaGTTTTCTGtcaaattattctttttttcatttgctctCAAAATCTCTAAATCTAAAAAAATGGCTATTGAGATAATCAAATTCAAACAATCTATCCTTCTTAAAGGTCTAAACGGCTATCAAATTTTAAAACTCAACTTTTAATTGGCTcataaagacattaaaaaaggGCTTGTGAGTTTTAATTTAGACGTCACATTGGAAGCCTCTTTCAATAGTTTGAAGTCAAAGTGTTTAATAAAACTGTAGATTTTCCATGTTTTCCATGTTATTTACATTTACGTTTATTTGATGTTTTGGCAAAAATTACATCGAGGTCAAAATGGTTAAAATGACTAATACGTATCTTAAAATAGTTGCTGGTAGGCAAGTAATTAAAATTACTTATAACTGACTTTAAATGTTAGCTTGTAGTTGCTGTAGCTCTTTGTAGGTTTACATGTATTCAGCATAAGAAGCAAATCTAAATCATTATAGATGTAGAAATGATCAGTTAAACAGTGCAACAGAAGAGTTTGTCTGATGTGCATCATGAAATGTTGAATGTTGGGTTGTTTGGACGCTGGTGATACGAATTTAATTAAATGGTCAGTTTGTGACTGAATCAGTCAATATTTCTGTAGCAAGGGGACAAAGAAGGCTGTTTATTCTTATCTTGGGTGGCTGTCAGAAGAATTCAGAGACGCACTGCAATAATATTTACATAGCAGTTCTGCAGAGTTGCTCAACCATTAAAGGTCTcatatgttgtttttctctgtggtttTACTCCTAGAATATCTGTGTTATGCCAAAGTGAGCACGGTGACAATAACAAAAAAGTATTCGGAGAGCCCTGACAACGAAATACTTGTAGCCGTTTAGTTTAACAGTGCTCTTTTAGTGTTTCAAATGTCACTGGCCTGCAGGTCTGTCCTGTTTAGCAAAGAGGCTATTCAGGAAAAACTGAAGTTCAGTTTGTCCTTTTAGCACATTTTTTTAGAAGATGTATTTAAGGAAAAGTGAGAAGCTTTTTTAAGACTTATTGAGACCAATACTGAACTAAAACATagtgaaatttaaataaatacactaAATGGTCCAGTGGTTAGTCTTTTCTGAGGCACAGGAATGCTTAGTATTTTATTCCTGTAACTTCACATTTGCAGCACAAATATGACTCAGCGTGAGTCATAAAAATTAAGTGGCATCAGCGGATAGTTCTCTTTAGAGTGCACCTTAATCAGCATGTTTTATCTTTATGACAGTTTTTTAAAGCATCCATTCATTCTCTTAACTGCTCATTTATTTACGGACTCTTAGGTGATGGAGTCTATTCATGTTGATTTTGGGAGACAGATGAGGTACATGACAGGACATCAGGTCATCATGAATGGATCGCTAAACAACTCCAACATTTCTTAAAGTTTAATGGAAATActtcaaataataaaataagatacAAATATGAAGGAGAGTCAGGTGAAGTCCACAACCTCTTTTGATCAGCAGTTCACAGTTATAACAGTCCAAGAAATTCTGGTGATCTGTACGTGCTCCTTCAAGAACAGCCATCAAAACTCATTCATCACAAGTGTGagcttaaaagaaaaatacatcaaACTAATCATTCCCTTTATTATCCTCTAGACATCGACTGATGCTGTTTTGTCTTACTAGAGTAAAAATCGGATAGCAACATCCTTGGTACCAAGAAAAACACGGTGGATTTGGTTGCcagctggttgtattctgggtatattcaaataaaaaaaaattagaattgTGAATGCCTATGTCATGTTGCAGTTGAATAACTGTCCTGCAGAAACTATGCAAGAA is part of the Pelmatolapia mariae isolate MD_Pm_ZW linkage group LG23, Pm_UMD_F_2, whole genome shotgun sequence genome and encodes:
- the s100b gene encoding protein S100-B, with product MTDLETSMATILAVFQKYSEREGDKHKLKKSELKDLLHDELPDLMAHVNDQAALDSLMDSLDTDGDAECNFQEFMTFISVVTVCCHEFFKDEHD